A window of the Selenihalanaerobacter shriftii genome harbors these coding sequences:
- the carA gene encoding glutamine-hydrolyzing carbamoyl-phosphate synthase small subunit encodes MEAKLVLEDGTIFVGKSFGATDKTGGEIVFNTSMTGYQEILTDASYKGEIVTMTYPLIGNYGINEDDIESFQPHVNGFIVKEFCAQPSNWRSLNKLDDYLKENNIVGISDIDTRALTKKLRIHGTMRGIITTDQASEDELIAKAKAAPGLSGRDLVSEVTTQESYELIGDGYRVVLMDFGAKKNIVRSLSEVGCEVIVVPADTSAKKILNFNPDGVMLSNGPGDPQDVPYAVETVKELLDEKPIFGICLGHQILGIALGADTYKLKFGHRGANHPVQDLKTEKVYITPQNHGFAIKEESLDLEKAEVTHKNLNDGTIEGIRHRSLPAFSVQYHPEASPGPQDSKYLFDEFIDLMAKEEECKAIS; translated from the coding sequence ATGGAAGCAAAATTAGTATTAGAAGATGGCACAATATTTGTTGGTAAGAGTTTTGGAGCTACTGATAAAACTGGGGGAGAGATAGTTTTTAATACGAGTATGACTGGATATCAAGAAATTCTGACTGATGCTTCATATAAAGGTGAAATAGTGACGATGACTTATCCTCTGATTGGGAATTATGGAATTAATGAAGATGATATAGAGTCTTTTCAGCCACATGTTAATGGGTTTATCGTTAAAGAGTTTTGTGCTCAACCTAGTAATTGGAGGTCACTTAATAAGTTAGATGATTATTTAAAGGAGAATAATATTGTAGGAATTTCTGATATAGATACGCGAGCTTTAACTAAAAAATTACGGATTCACGGAACTATGAGAGGAATTATTACCACTGACCAAGCTTCAGAAGATGAGTTAATTGCTAAAGCTAAAGCAGCTCCAGGACTTTCTGGGCGAGATTTAGTTAGTGAAGTAACGACCCAAGAGAGCTATGAACTTATTGGGGATGGTTATAGAGTAGTATTAATGGATTTTGGAGCTAAGAAGAATATTGTTAGGTCGTTAAGTGAGGTAGGTTGTGAAGTAATAGTGGTTCCAGCAGATACGTCTGCTAAGAAAATATTAAATTTTAATCCAGATGGGGTTATGTTATCGAATGGGCCAGGTGATCCACAGGATGTACCGTATGCGGTAGAGACGGTAAAGGAATTACTTGATGAAAAGCCGATATTTGGTATATGTTTAGGACATCAGATTTTAGGAATAGCTTTAGGAGCAGACACTTATAAGCTGAAGTTTGGACATCGAGGAGCTAATCATCCAGTACAAGATTTAAAGACAGAGAAGGTCTACATTACTCCACAAAATCATGGATTTGCCATAAAAGAGGAGTCATTAGACCTAGAAAAAGCAGAGGTTACCCATAAAAACTTAAATGATGGGACTATAGAAGGGATTCGTCATCGAAGTTTACCGGCGTTTTCAGTACAATACCATCCGGAAGCTTCACCGGGTCCACAAGATTCAAAGTATTTATTTGATGAATTTATTGATTTAATGGCTAAAGAAGAGGAATGCAAAGCGATAAGTTAA